Sequence from the Burkholderiaceae bacterium DAT-1 genome:
CTCTCTGCAGCCAGCGCGGCTTCCATTTCTTCTACCTGACGGCGGATATAGGCAGCCGAATGGTCCGGCCCCAGCAGGTTGAAGGAATACGCCATGTTTAGCTTGTCGCCACCGGAGGTGTACTGCGCCATCGTCTTCAATGCCTGATCGTCGCCGATCTCACCCAATGAAGCAGCGCCGTATTCATTCAGCAGTGCCCGCACGCGACGGAAGAAGTCGAGGTTTTCCGGCTGGGTTTTGTCGTACACATGCGCCTGGATTTCGTAGGGATTGGTCGCAGCTGCGCGGCGAGCCGGGTCAATGTCGGCCGCCGGATTACTACGCAATTGCTGATCATGAAAATGGAAATTACAGGCATCAAAGCGGAAACCATCCACACCGCGATCCAGCCAGAAGCGGATGCCATCCAGCATCGCCTGCTGTACCGCCGGTGCGTGGAAATTCAGATCGGGCTGCGAGGACAGGAAGTTGTGCAGATAGTATTGCTTGCGCCGCGATTCCCATTGCCAGGACGACCCGCCGAACACTGACAGCCAGTTGTTAGGCGGCGATCCGTCTGGCTGCGGGTCCACCCACACAAACCAGTCGGCCTTGGGATTATCACGGCTACTGCGGCTCTCGATAAACCACGGATGCAAGTCTGAACAATGGCTCAGTACCTGATCGATGATCACCTTGATCCCCAGGCGATGTGCCTCGGCCACCACCGCATCGAAGTCGGCCAAGGTGCCGAACAGCGGATCGACATCACAGTAATCCGACACATCGTAGCCAAAATCTCGCATCGGTGACTTGAAGAACGGCGAAATCCAGATCGCGTCCACACCCATGCTGGCAATGTAGGGCAAGCGCGACAGGATGCCGGGAAAATCACCCACGCCATCGCCATTGCTGTCCATATAGCTGCGTGGGTAGATCTGATAGATCACTGCGCCACGCCACCAGTCACTTGAGTCCTGCTTGTACATGCACATGTCCCTTCCAGTGATGCTCACAACCGATTGTTATACGATTATGACTATTAGCTGAGGATGCACTCTTTTAGTGCACGCCCTTGAATAAACCAGTGTTCAACCATTCAATCTGATGATTAATTTCATTCAGAATTCATTTAACCATATTCAACCAAAGCGCTTTGGATGGCATTCAAAGCGCTTTGGAAATCTTTCATTTCAAACCGAGACCAATTACTAGAAATTTAACTACATAAACCAACTCAAACAATGGACAGATCATTCAAATTCATCCATCGAGCAACACATCCACCTCCCAAACCGCTTTGAATGAGAAATGCTGTCAATCAGCCTGGAACCTAGCTTTCACGCAGTATAGCCAGCGCTATATTATGCGCAACACCAATCCACTTCAATACAACTTTCAATACCACACGTCCTACAGCATTCTCGACCACTTTATTCAAAGCGCTTTTGAATATCGATCCACTTCATTTAATCAAAATTAAATGTTGTAATTTACCTACTAAATGACAGTAAAATTGCACTGCAAGTGTGCATTAGCCAGTCAATCACCGTATATTTTGGTGCACAAGATGGCGTGATACCGGTGCAAGGATCTATTTAATCATCCTTTAAATGCACCTCAATCAGGCGATGCCGGAATCTATTTGGATGCCGCTCATTTGCCGGGTAGTGATACCAAGCCACGCAATTCAACAGCTCAATCGATCAGAGGATGGACAGCACCGGATCGATGGCAGTGACACCAAACGGGTACTGGGGTATTGAACAATGACAAACGAAGCTTCAAAGAACGGGACAGAGGTGACATCCATGATGCGCAACAAGATGGCTCGCAGCCTGATCGCTCAATCGGTTGTACTGGCACTGGCCGGTATGGGTGCAGTGTGGGCAGATGACGCGGCAAAGACTGACGACAGCTCCACTGCTGCCAAAAAGGCAAAAGCCGCCGACAAGGATGCTGCCAAGGTTGAGTCCATCAATATTGTGGGGATTCGCCGCGCGATTCAGGACAAGGTATCGACCAAGCAGAATTCCGACTCTATCGTTGAGGCGATTTCTGCAGAAGACATCGGCAAGCTGCCCGATATCTCTATCGCCGACTCGCTCGCCCGTATTCCCGGTGTGTCCGCCCAGCGCGTGGATGGCCGTGACCAGACCATCAACTTCCGCGGCATGTCCGGCGACTTTTCCGGCACCTTGCTGAATGGCCGCGAACAGGCCAGCTCCGGCGACAATCGCGCCGTCGAATTCGACCAGTATCCATCCGAAGTGATGAGCAAAGTGCTCGTTTACAAGACCCCCGATGGCGCGCTAATCGGTCAGGGCATCTCCGGTACAGTCGATCTGCAAACCGTTCGTCCGCTGGAATACGGTAAGCAAACCACTGCATTCAATGTACGCGGTCAACGCAACTCGCTGGGTTCGCTGAACCCGCAAGTATCGGCCAATGGCTACCGCGCCAGTGCCGTATACATCGATCAGTTTCTGGACAAGACCGTGGGTCTGTCACTGGCGTACGCTCACCTCGACAACACCTTCCAGGCACAGCGCTTCGAAGCCTGGGGTTATACCGACCTGCCGAACGCCAAGGGTACAACCGTACTGGGTGGCGGCAAGGCCTATGCCGACTCCGGCAAGGGCAAGCGCGATGGCGTCATGGGTACACTGGAATTCCGCCCGAACAGCGCACTCACCAGCGTGGTGGACGTGTACTACTCGCACTTCGATGAAGACATTTACCGCAATGGTATGGAAGGCGGCACAGTATGGGGGCCCGGTAAGCTGACCGGCACACCGACCGTCGTGAACGGATTTACCACCCAGAGCCAGTGGACAGGCGTGAAGCCCGTGCTGGTCAACCGTTTCGAGCCGCGTACCGATGAACTCAGCTCGATCGGCTGGAACACCAAGTATCGCGTAGATGGCTGGACACTGGTCGGCGACGTAAGCTACTCCAGCGCCCGCCGCAGTCAGAGCTTCCTGGAACTGTATGCCGGTCTGCCGACCCCGGATACCCTGAACCTGACCATGAACGGCCTGCAAAATCCGCCCTCGTTTGGCTACGTTGGCAACTATGCGGACACGACCAAAGTACAACTGGTGGATTCCGGTGGCTGGGGGCAGGATGGCTATCTGAAGAGCCCGAATAGCAAGGATTCGATCAAGGCAGCGCGCTTTGATGCCAAGCATCAGCTTGATCTCGGCCCGCTGACCGACGTCGATTTCGGTGTCAATCTGCAAACCCGCGAAAAGACCAAGAATACCGAAGAATGGCAGCTCTACCTGAAAAATGGTGCGCAGGCGATTCCGGGCAATATGCAATATGGCGCATCCAACCTGAGCTTCGCAGGTGTGCCGGGCATTGCCAGTTACGACGCCAGTACCGCACTGGGTGGCCTGTATAACTTCAAGCCCAACTACTACTACGACATCTGGGAAAAAGACTGGAAGGTCAAGGAAGACGTCAATACGCTGTTCGCCAAGTTCAAGATCGACACGATGCTGGGCGACCTGCCACTGCATGGAAATGTCGGTCTGCAACATGTGATGGTGAAGCAGCATTCGAACTCCACACTGGGCAACACCGGTCTGCCGGGCGGTCAGGACAAGAGCCCGGCCCCGATCGATGCAGGCGCCAGCTACAACGACACCCTGCCCAGCCTGAATCTGGTGCTGGATCTGCCGGAATCTATCAAGGCCCGCTTTGGCGCCGCACGTGAAATGGCCCGTCCGCGCATGGACCAGATGACCCCGGGTGGCCATTACAGTTTCGACAACAACACGCTGAAGTTCAGCGGTGGCGCGGGTAATCCGGAACTGCGCCCGTGGATTGCCGATGCAACCGATCTCTCGGTTGAAAAGTACTTCGGCCGCAAGGGCTATGTCGGTGTCGACATTTTCTACAAGAAGCTGAAGTCCTACATCTACAGCCAGACCGTGATGCATGACTTTACCGGCATCACCCCGCAAAACGGCATGACCCCGGCCACCTATATCGGCACATGGACCCAGCCGATGAATGGTCAGGGTGGTGTAGTGAAGGGGGCGGAATTTGCTGCATCCATCCCGCTGGATCTCTTCATGTCTGAACTGGAAGGCTTTGGCTTCGAAGCAAACTATACCCAGAACGACAGTACTATCGAAAGCAACGGCCCGGGCTCCAAGGAACCGCTGCCGGGTCTGTCGAAGTACACCAGTGGTCTGACCGCTTACTACGAAAAGAATGGCTTCTCGGTGCGCGTATCGGGCAACCACCGTTCCAGCTTCGTGGGTGAAGTCGCCACCTTCAACGCCAACCGCACCAATGTGTACGTGTCGCCGGAAACCATCGTCGACTTCCAGATGAGCTACGAGTTCAAGGATGGCACAGCCAAGGGTCTGACCCTGCTGCTGCAGGCCAACAACTTGGGCAACGAGCCGTACCGCGAGCAATCCGATACGCAGGGTACCCAGCTGAAGAAGTACGTGAAGTACGGCCGCACCATGATGTTCGGCGTGAACTACAAGTACTGATCTACTGCATTTCTTGTGTGTTGCAATGGGGCTTCCCCCATCCGGCTGCTGACCGGATGGGGGATTTTTTATGCATCAAACACATCGCAATCCACTTAATATATTTTATACTTATTCGATTTACATCATTCACTGCTCACCCTGATCATGGTTTGCATTGGCGTACGCACTACGTGCCAGACACACAAACACTTGAATAAATATAACGTATTTGTTAATTTGTGACGTATTCCATCGCATACTATTCAGAGTCAGTTCAGCGCGCCATCTTGAAGTATCCGCCGGACATATTGGCTCATTATTTGCGACTGACCGATATGCTGGAGGCGTTTGGTCCGCTCTTGCGTATGCCACACTCCAGGGCAATGGGAGATGGTCTGTTTGAACTTCGCCCGAAAGGCAGGTCGGGGATTGGCAGAGTCTTTTACTGCTTCCAGCTTGACCAGCAAATTGTCATCCTGCATAGCTTTTTCAAAAAGACAGAAGAGACACCCGGACACGAACTCCGAATGGCTCGCCAGCGAATGAAGGAGATGAAAGATGCTCACACACGCAGAACTTAAAGCACGCGCACTGTCTGATCCATCGGTACGTGCTGAATATGATGCGCTGGAAGATGAATATGCACTCGCCAGCATCCTGCTCAATGCACGCGAAGCAGCGGGTTTGACTCAAGCCGAGGTCGCCACGCGAATGCAAACCAAGGCACCCGCCATTGCACGGCTGGAAGCAGGCGGGAAGCATTCACCGTCCATTTCTACATTGCGCAGGTATGCGGCGGCAGTGGGCTGCACCTTGGAAATAAAGCTGACACCGAGACCTTAAATTAGTCAGTTGCTTACACTAACGCCCCCCGCCACAACTGCCCCAGCGCAATGGGCAGTTCGGTGCGGAAATCCGGGCGGATGGGGGCGAAAAAGGGATCGTCGATAAACGGGCAATGGCCAGCGGAATGATCCAGCGTCTGCCAGAGGCCGCGTGTCAGCGCATAGGTGCGCAGCAACAGTGATACGCCCTGCCCGTTCGGCAGATTCAGCGATTGATCAAGTACTGTACCCACGGCCACCAGTCCGTTGGTGAGGCTGGTTTTGAAGTCGCGCAGACTGGCTTCGTCTAGATTCTGTTCAAGCACGCTATAGGTCATGGCATCGAGACTCAGCATATCGGGGTGCGCATCAATGGCCGCGATAAAGTGCTCGACAAATACCCGTGCCGGATCGGTGTGATGCTGGCCTGCGAAGGCAGCGTGAATCTGCCCGAGCGTATCGGCAAAGGCCTCGCCCAGCAGCGCCATAAAGATGGCTTCCTTGGTACGGAAATACAGATACACGGTGCCCTTGGCCAGACCCGATGCGTCGGCAATCGTCGCTACGGTGGGCAACTGACGGCCCGATGCCAGATAGAGCTGTCGCGCAGTCGCCAGAATATGCGCCCGCCGGGTGGCCTTCTCTTCTGCATCCATTGCGCGCTGTTTCGGGCCACCGATGCGTACCATGCTGCTTATCCTGTGTAGTCGTTCTGACGGGGCGCGAGCATACGCATGCCCCGCCCCCTTGACCAGACCCTGCTTAATTTTTCATCAACATGCCGGCCACTTTGCCTTGCACCGGACGCGGCGTAAAACGATTGCCAAAGATGGTGAGTTTGTTGCCCACCCCCGGCACCACACTGGCGGTGCCTTTCAGCATGGCACGGATACCGATCTCTGCCACCTCGCGCGATTGCATCATCATCAGCCGCTGGTAAGGCGTGGCTTTCTGGCCTGACACCTCAAGGAAGCTGGTGGCCGAGATCCCCGGCGACAGCACACTCACCTTTACGCCCTTGGCTGCCAGTTCGACATTCAGCGCCTCGCCAAATAGCAGCACATAGGCCTTGCTGGCGGAATAAGCAGCGTAATACGGGGTGGCCTGATAGCCGCCGATACTGACCACCAGCAGCACATGCCCGCCCCCTCGCTTCACCATATCGGCGCTGAACACATGGGTCAGCTCTGTCAGCGTCAGCATATTGAGCTGCAGCATCTCCATGGTTTTGGCCAGCGGCTGAGCGACAAACTCGCCAAATACGCCGAAGCCCGCATTGTTGATCAGCACATCGACCGCAATGCCCTGCGCATCCAGCCGCGCCTTCAACTGCTCCGCGACACCCGCATGCGCGAGATCGATGCCTTCCACATGCACCTTGATCCCGTAACGCTCGCTGAGTTTTGCCGCCAGCTGCTGCATCGGCTCGACCCGGCGCGCAGCCAGTACCAGATTGGCACCACTTTCCGCCAGAATGGTGGCGAAGTCCACGCCAAACCCGCTCGATGCGCCAGTCACCAGTGCCCACTTGCCCTTCAATCCTGCGTAAGCCATCTCACCCTCATAACTGACCATTGGTCACTTAACAGTCGAAAAATAAATGACCGGAGGTCATTTGATGAGAGAAAGATAACTGACCATCAGTCAGTTAGTCAATGCAGATTAACCGATATCCGACGAAGGGGCAACTTAGTCGTCCATCCAACTCAATGCCGCAATTCGCCAATCCCCCTCAATATGCACAAGCTGAAAATGCTTGGTGCCTGAGCCACCGTAAGGATGGCCATCAAGGATGCCAGATTTTGTGTAGTAGGATCGGTGCATTGCTAGTCTTCCGTTCAGAATTGACGTACCAGCAGTTTCCCACTCATGGAAATGCTGCAATCGTCCACCATTGAGCAGCTCAACCCGAGGTGCCGCAAATGATTCGGGCGACATGATCAGGTGGGTCTCGCCCGTTTGCTGAACAATAACTGCATTGGGTAGGAAGAATGCAGTTATGTCGGCACAGGATAGTGTATGCGCTGCACGATTATCGAAAGCAGCAAAAAACCGCCGAATCTGCACCTGAATGTCAGCTGACATATGTCCCCCCTCGTTCGAATCGCTTCAGTTTAGCCGAGGCGCGTCACGCCGACTTTGCCCACGCCAACCGTGCAGCCAAGCCCACAAACAGCACACCCAGCCAACCTTCGGCGTGGCGCTGCATGCCTGCAAACGGCTTGGCCAGCGTGCGTGCAGCAGCTGCGAGGACAGCCAGCGCGATATTGAAGGCAAGAGCGAGACTGGAGAGCAGCGCGCCCCAGATGAGTAATTGTGTCGAAGCCGGCCCAGCATGTGCAGTCACAAATTGGGGTAGAAACATGCTGAAAAACAGCAGCGCCTTGGGATTGAGCAGATTATTGACGATGCCGGCCACCACCATCCTGCTCATGGAAATCCGAGGCTGGACTGTTTCTGTGGCAACTCCATTGACGGGCGTCGCCCAGGCGCGCACCATTTTCAAACCCATCCACGCAAGATAGAAGGCACCAGCCAGTCGCACGCCAAGTCCAACCAGCGGAAAGAGCTCCATCACACGGCCAAGTCCGAGTGCGACGAGGACGGTCTGAATCCCACCCGCCAGAAAGATACCGAATGCACAAGCCAACCCGTATGCGCGACCGCGATGCATGGACTGTCCGACGATCAGAAGCATATCGGGCCCCGGCACAATCATGAGCGCAAAAACGGCGGCCAGAAATAATGGCATCAGATGCAGATCGATCATATTTACCTTTCCCGCGAACGAGGAAAGGCCGGCAGTATAGCGATACCGTTCTAGCGCCCCAACCCCAAAAACGACCCAGCGGCGTGTTTGCAACATTGCATCAGAACTTAGCCCTAGCTGCCTATTGATCCACCCGCTCCAGTGCCGCTTGGAACTGCCGCTCCAGCTGGCGGGCGATGCGCTCCAGCGGTTCGATGCTGCGCTGTGCCCGGCAGATCACAATGCCGCCTTCTATCGCCGATACCGCCAGCGTCCCCAGCTCGAATGCTTCCTCGGACGGGACCCCTTTGGTCATCAGCGCGTGTTGCACGAATCGCACCCATGAGGCAAAGGCTTCTGCGGCCTTTTCGCGCGCGGGCTGATGCTCTTCACCCGCCCCTTCTTCGGCCGATACCGCCACCAGCGGGCAGCTGACGGTAAAGTCCTGTTTTACCAGCACATCGCGCCAGTAGCCCATAAAAAGCTGCAAACCTTCAATCGGCCCCTCCGCCTTGCGCAAAACCTGAAACACCTTGCCACTGGCAAACTCTACTGCCTCCGCCAGCAATTGTGCCTTACCACCCGGAAAGTAGTGATACGTGGACCCCAGCGGCGCATTCGCCAGTTTGGCGAGATCGCGAATGCTGGTCGCTACCATCCCGCGCCGTCTTAGCATATCTGCAGCGGTGGCCACCATACGCATGCGTGCATCAGGTTGAGTCGTGCTCATATTGCACCTCTTGCTATGACACTCGTCATAGTCTAGCATTAAGCGAAATTATAACACTCGTTATAAACGCTCTTTCGGAGGCCGCCGATGTCACCCGATGCAATTCAGCCCATTCCCCGCTCTCTGATCCTGCCGACTCAGGATGGGTTCCCAATCTCTGCCACGCTATATCCAGGCCAGCTCCCCCTCAAAGGGCATCTGGTTGTCGCGGGTGCCACGGGCGTGCCGCAGGGCTTTTATCGTCGCTTCGCCGAATATGCGAGTGCGCAGGGATTTGCGGTGCTCACCCTCGACTATCGCGGGATTGGCAAATCGGCGCCGGACAGCCTGCGCAGCTTCCGCATGCATCTGCTCGACTGGGCACGACAGGATCTGGCTGCGGCCGTCGAATACATGCGTGATCCACACATCCCGTTATTTCTGATGGGGCATTCACTTGGTGGTCACGCATTCGGGCTGCTGCCGAACCATCGTGCTGTCGACAAGTTTTTTGTATGCGGCGCCACATCGGGCTGGCATGGCTGGATGCCCAAGGCCGAAAGCATCCGTGTTCGACTCATGTGGCATGGCATCCTGCCGGTCTTGCATCAGTTGCTGGGCTATTCGCCCTGGAAGCTATTTGGCGCAGGCGAAGACCTGCCACTGGACGCCCTACGTCAGTGGCGCTACT
This genomic interval carries:
- a CDS encoding alpha-glucosidase family protein; the encoded protein is MCMYKQDSSDWWRGAVIYQIYPRSYMDSNGDGVGDFPGILSRLPYIASMGVDAIWISPFFKSPMRDFGYDVSDYCDVDPLFGTLADFDAVVAEAHRLGIKVIIDQVLSHCSDLHPWFIESRSSRDNPKADWFVWVDPQPDGSPPNNWLSVFGGSSWQWESRRKQYYLHNFLSSQPDLNFHAPAVQQAMLDGIRFWLDRGVDGFRFDACNFHFHDQQLRSNPAADIDPARRAAATNPYEIQAHVYDKTQPENLDFFRRVRALLNEYGAASLGEIGDDQALKTMAQYTSGGDKLNMAYSFNLLGPDHSAAYIRRQVEEMEAALAAESKQQGAAGWACWTIGNHDVPRVLSRWGKGETRPDYAKVLLAMSASLRGSLCVYQGEELALTEAEIPYELLQDPVGITFWPEHKGRDGCRTPMPWQSDAAHGGFSSVQPWLPVPPEHLARAANTQESDAASTLNFFRQFLVWRKQQTVLLKGEIAFVDAPEPVLALTRTLGDTTWLCAFNPGSEPASFMLPDDGAQYQPVDGHGLAGGAIAGRLVSLAPLSGVFAQRQ
- a CDS encoding TonB-dependent receptor, which translates into the protein MMRNKMARSLIAQSVVLALAGMGAVWADDAAKTDDSSTAAKKAKAADKDAAKVESINIVGIRRAIQDKVSTKQNSDSIVEAISAEDIGKLPDISIADSLARIPGVSAQRVDGRDQTINFRGMSGDFSGTLLNGREQASSGDNRAVEFDQYPSEVMSKVLVYKTPDGALIGQGISGTVDLQTVRPLEYGKQTTAFNVRGQRNSLGSLNPQVSANGYRASAVYIDQFLDKTVGLSLAYAHLDNTFQAQRFEAWGYTDLPNAKGTTVLGGGKAYADSGKGKRDGVMGTLEFRPNSALTSVVDVYYSHFDEDIYRNGMEGGTVWGPGKLTGTPTVVNGFTTQSQWTGVKPVLVNRFEPRTDELSSIGWNTKYRVDGWTLVGDVSYSSARRSQSFLELYAGLPTPDTLNLTMNGLQNPPSFGYVGNYADTTKVQLVDSGGWGQDGYLKSPNSKDSIKAARFDAKHQLDLGPLTDVDFGVNLQTREKTKNTEEWQLYLKNGAQAIPGNMQYGASNLSFAGVPGIASYDASTALGGLYNFKPNYYYDIWEKDWKVKEDVNTLFAKFKIDTMLGDLPLHGNVGLQHVMVKQHSNSTLGNTGLPGGQDKSPAPIDAGASYNDTLPSLNLVLDLPESIKARFGAAREMARPRMDQMTPGGHYSFDNNTLKFSGGAGNPELRPWIADATDLSVEKYFGRKGYVGVDIFYKKLKSYIYSQTVMHDFTGITPQNGMTPATYIGTWTQPMNGQGGVVKGAEFAASIPLDLFMSELEGFGFEANYTQNDSTIESNGPGSKEPLPGLSKYTSGLTAYYEKNGFSVRVSGNHRSSFVGEVATFNANRTNVYVSPETIVDFQMSYEFKDGTAKGLTLLLQANNLGNEPYREQSDTQGTQLKKYVKYGRTMMFGVNYKY
- a CDS encoding type II toxin-antitoxin system RelE/ParE family toxin gives rise to the protein MTYSIAYYSESVQRAILKYPPDILAHYLRLTDMLEAFGPLLRMPHSRAMGDGLFELRPKGRSGIGRVFYCFQLDQQIVILHSFFKKTEETPGHELRMARQRMKEMKDAHTRRT
- a CDS encoding helix-turn-helix domain-containing protein, with amino-acid sequence MLTHAELKARALSDPSVRAEYDALEDEYALASILLNAREAAGLTQAEVATRMQTKAPAIARLEAGGKHSPSISTLRRYAAAVGCTLEIKLTPRP
- a CDS encoding TetR/AcrR family transcriptional regulator, with translation MVRIGGPKQRAMDAEEKATRRAHILATARQLYLASGRQLPTVATIADASGLAKGTVYLYFRTKEAIFMALLGEAFADTLGQIHAAFAGQHHTDPARVFVEHFIAAIDAHPDMLSLDAMTYSVLEQNLDEASLRDFKTSLTNGLVAVGTVLDQSLNLPNGQGVSLLLRTYALTRGLWQTLDHSAGHCPFIDDPFFAPIRPDFRTELPIALGQLWRGALV
- a CDS encoding SDR family oxidoreductase; protein product: MAYAGLKGKWALVTGASSGFGVDFATILAESGANLVLAARRVEPMQQLAAKLSERYGIKVHVEGIDLAHAGVAEQLKARLDAQGIAVDVLINNAGFGVFGEFVAQPLAKTMEMLQLNMLTLTELTHVFSADMVKRGGGHVLLVVSIGGYQATPYYAAYSASKAYVLLFGEALNVELAAKGVKVSVLSPGISATSFLEVSGQKATPYQRLMMMQSREVAEIGIRAMLKGTASVVPGVGNKLTIFGNRFTPRPVQGKVAGMLMKN
- a CDS encoding LysE family translocator, yielding MIDLHLMPLFLAAVFALMIVPGPDMLLIVGQSMHRGRAYGLACAFGIFLAGGIQTVLVALGLGRVMELFPLVGLGVRLAGAFYLAWMGLKMVRAWATPVNGVATETVQPRISMSRMVVAGIVNNLLNPKALLFFSMFLPQFVTAHAGPASTQLLIWGALLSSLALAFNIALAVLAAAARTLAKPFAGMQRHAEGWLGVLFVGLAARLAWAKSA
- a CDS encoding TetR/AcrR family transcriptional regulator, yielding MSTTQPDARMRMVATAADMLRRRGMVATSIRDLAKLANAPLGSTYHYFPGGKAQLLAEAVEFASGKVFQVLRKAEGPIEGLQLFMGYWRDVLVKQDFTVSCPLVAVSAEEGAGEEHQPAREKAAEAFASWVRFVQHALMTKGVPSEEAFELGTLAVSAIEGGIVICRAQRSIEPLERIARQLERQFQAALERVDQ
- a CDS encoding alpha/beta fold hydrolase codes for the protein MSPDAIQPIPRSLILPTQDGFPISATLYPGQLPLKGHLVVAGATGVPQGFYRRFAEYASAQGFAVLTLDYRGIGKSAPDSLRSFRMHLLDWARQDLAAAVEYMRDPHIPLFLMGHSLGGHAFGLLPNHRAVDKFFVCGATSGWHGWMPKAESIRVRLMWHGILPVLHQLLGYSPWKLFGAGEDLPLDALRQWRYWAGFPRYFFDDPAMAGIEANFERVTTPIVAANALDDLWAQPAARDAFMQGYCNAPLTRLDLNPADFGGRLGHMGYFRPQARALWDQAFNWFTSDTQAPAPHIPYNQHHSHDRLLV